The genomic stretch CTCCAGCGACTTCACGTGCACTCGCACTGACTTCTGCTGGCAGGTCGTGCAGTTGGGGTTTGGTGGGTCCAGTTCTTCCGGTTGAGATAGTTTCCCGCCAAGCAGGGGGTTCGAGCCCATCACGTTCGACTTTACCCACACCTACAGCATCGTTAATTGAGGGACGTGGTGGCTGCAGCCATACCTTGCGGCACTTCGAGGCGCTGAAGCACTTTTGCTCACAGTTGAGGTACTTCAGGAGGTGCATAAGCTGAACCACCTGAAACGAGGCCACGATTGCGTTCGTCGAGGCGATTGCCGGCACTATCGAGCCTGCGATTGACTGCACCTCCCACGTGCTCAGGCGCTTAATTCCGAAGTTGTGCATTCTGATGTTCGCCGAGGCCGCCACGAACTCCACCGCCACCTCGTCGTCCTTCGAAAAGGCTGCGCTGCCCAGGATGTGCGCGTTTTTGAGCAGGATATTGGCCACGCTGCTCTCGAACTGGTCGTACAGCTCATCCAACTCCAGCACTGCGAACTTGTTGAACTTCTGCGCTGAGTCCTGCTCCCCTACTTTAACCTTCACTCCTTCGTTGGTCTTCATCGCTTTTGATCCGCTTGCGATCCTACTTTTTGAACTCCTCCTTTTACCTCTTAACTCCGTCGATTCTGACGCCTCTGccttctcttcctcctttccCTTTAGTCTAAACTCGTGTGCCAGCGGCATTGGCTGGTCTCTCTCCTTCCACACCTTTTccatcttcagcagcgactcCACTTCGCTGTTGAACAGGAAGTTAAAAATTCTATTTGTGTAGTCGACCACCGACTCCtcgttcaggtcctccaAGGGCGGCAGCGTCGGCACTGACAGGTCCGTCAGGAGGTTATTGTTGTCTGGCGTCCCGAACAGTAGCTGGTACAGCATTCTTGCCCACGCTATGCAGTGCGTCGGCTTATCTGGTATCTGTCTTATTGAGCACACTGGTATTGCTGTCGTTTTCGGCAGGGGTTCGCAGTCGTAACACTTCGTCACGTCCTTCAATATTGGATACACTTGTCCGTTATATCCTGTGCTTCCCGACTCTATCAGCGGCACTCCTGCAATTGCAATGATTTGTTCTCCAGTTACCTGACTGTACGCAGCAGTAGTTGATGTGCGATCTCGCCTTCACGTTGTCCAACGCGTTCAGTACCACGTCGTACTTCAGCATGTCCTTCGGCTTCCACGTGTTAACGTCGCAGACCAGGTACTCTATTTCGCTCTCCGGGTTAATTTCTTGTGCTCGCTCTTTCGCCACCTCCGCCTTGAACTTGTTCACGTGCTCTGGCAGGTACAGGAACTGTCTGTTCAGGTTCGATACGTCTATTGTATCCATGTCCACTATTGTGAGTTTCGTGACTCCGTTGAGCATCAGATTTTTAATCACCTCGCAGCCTATCCCTCCTGCTCCAACCAAAAGTATGGAAGCCTTGCGAAGATGTTCCATGTAGTCTTCTTCCATTCTGCTCATGCTATTGAggtataattttaatagaagcaaaaacaatatactATAATATGTGGAAGATTCACcaaaataatttaaggtgcaaaatttattaaaaatgtgctAAATTTTATCTAGAGGAAgagttaaattttaaaaacggagaaataatttacaaaaaataaatatttaagctTAAAAAATACGGTAGGaattattaacaatataaatgataCGTATGACttaatatgaataaaatgtgtcAAATGGTAAgctgtttttattaataaaattttttgtaaatgaATGTGGTGTCATAATAAACTCATTTATCagaaatttt from Theileria orientalis strain Shintoku DNA, chromosome 1, complete genome encodes the following:
- a CDS encoding ubiquitin-activating enzyme E1: MSRMEEDYMEHLRKASILLVGAGGIGCEVIKNLMLNGVTKLTIVDMDTIDVSNLNRQFLYLPEHVNKFKAEVAKERAQEINPESEIEYLVCDVNTWKPKDMLKYDVVLNALDNVKARSHINYCCVQSGVPLIESGSTGYNGQVYPILKDVTKCYDCEPLPKTTAIPVCSIRQIPDKPTHCIAWARMLYQLLFGTPDNNNLLTDLSVPTLPPLEDLNEESVVDYTNRIFNFLFNSEVESLLKMEKVWKERDQPMPLAHEFRLKGKEEEKAEASESTELRGKRRSSKSRIASGSKAMKTNEGVKVKVGEQDSAQKFNKFAVLELDELYDQFESSVANILLKNAHILGSAAFSKDDEVAVEFVAASANIRMHNFGIKRLSTWEVQSIAGSIVPAIASTNAIVASFQVVQLMHLLKYLNCEQKCFSASKCRKVWVKSNVMGSNPLLGGKLSQPEELDPPNPNCTTCQQKSVRVHVKSLETTIFDFVERVVRGLLGLEVVILDLGFRNIYDGEGFEEDEKYAEAIRKNSLAFYGVADSSIMTVTDLNGSSQFDLVVLHDPSMETDFKLM